In Neofelis nebulosa isolate mNeoNeb1 chromosome 10, mNeoNeb1.pri, whole genome shotgun sequence, one DNA window encodes the following:
- the SF1 gene encoding splicing factor 1 isoform X7 — protein MATGANATPLDFPSKKRKRSRWNQDTMEQKTVIPGMPTVIPPGLTREQERAYIVQLQIEDLTRKLRTGDLGIPPNPEDRSPSPEPIYNSEGKRLNTREFRTRKKLEEERHNLITEMVALNPDFKPPADYKPPATRVSDKVMIPQDEYPEINFVGLLIGPRGNTLKNIEKECNAKIMIRGKGSVKEGKVGRKDGQMLPGEDEPLHALVTANTMENVKKAVEQIRNILKQGIETPEDQNDLRKMQLRELARLNGTLREDDNRILRPWQSSETRSITNTTVCTKCGGAGHIASDCKFQRPGDPQSAQDKARMDKEYLSLMAELGEAPVPASVGSTSGPATTPLASAPRPAAPANNPPPPSLMSTTQSRPPWMNSGPSESRPYHGMHGGGPGGPGGGPHSFPHPLPSLTGGHGGHPMQHNPNGPPPPWMQPPPPPMNQGPHPPGHHGPPPMGKSVPGKYACGLWGLSPASRKRYDATAAYGHDAAAAAASQWAAPAPSLWPSSPMAAAAAAASATPSAQQQYGFQYPLAMAAKYDDYHHERWHRVHPAMATAAGGCRSFSRSPSDARQPHYGAPAPRGPAASAARGPSPSAASAAWFRRHDVCPAPSSSASHGPF, from the exons ATGGCGACCGGAGCGAACGCCACGCCGCTGG ACTTCCCAAGTAAGAAGCGGAAGAGGAGCCGATGGAACCAAGATACGATGGAACAGAAGACGGTGATTCCAGGAATGCCTACGGTTATCCCCCCTGGACTTACTCGGGAACAAGAAAGAGCTTATATAG TGCAACTGCAGATAGAAGACCTGACTCGTAAACTGCGCACAGGAGACCTGGGCATCCCCCCTAACCCTGAGGACAG GTCCCCTTCCCCTGAGCCCATCTACAATAGCGAGGGGAAGCGGCTTAACACGCGCGAGTTCCGCACCCGCAAAAAGCTTGAAGAGGAGCGGCACAACCTCATCACGGAGATGGTTGCCCTCAACCCTGATTTCAAGCCGCCTGCAGATTACAA gcCTCCAGCAACACGGGTGAGCGATAAAGTAATGATTCCACAAGATGAGTACCCAGAAATCAACTTCGTGGGGCTGCTGATTGGGCCCAG AGGGAACACCTTGAAGAACATAGAGAAGGAATGTAACGCCAAAATTATGATTCGGGGAAAAGGGTCTGTCAAAGAAGGGAAGGTCGGGCGCAAAGATGGCCAGATGTTGCCTGGAGAAGATGAACCACTTCATGCCCTGGTTACCGCCAACACCATGGAGAATGTGAAGAAAGCTGTGGAACAG ATAAGAAACATCCTGAAGCAGGGTATTGAGACCCCTGAGGACCAGAATGATCTACGGAAGATGCAGCTTCGGGAGTTGGCCCGTTTGAACGGGACCCTTCGAGAAGATGATAACAG GATCTTAAGACCTTGGCAGAGCTCAGAGACCCGCAGCATTACCAATACCACAGTGTGTACCAAGTGTGGAGGGGCTGGCCATATTGCTTCCGATTGTAAATTCCAAAG GCCTGGTGACCCCCAGTCAGCTCAGGATAAAGCACGGATGGATAAAGAGTATTTGTCCCTCATGGCTGAGCTGGGCGAAGCCCCTGTGCCAGCGTCCGTGGGCTCCACCTCTGGGCCTGCCACCACGCCCCTGGCCAGTGCGCCTCGGCCTGCTGCTCCCGCCAACAACCCACCTCCCCCG TCTCTCATGTCCACCACCCAGAGCCGCCCACCCTGGATGAATTCGGGCCCTTCAGAGAGTCGGCCCTACCACGGCATGCACGGAGGTGGTCCTGGTGGGCCCGGAGGTGGCCCCCACAGCTTCCCACACCCGTTACCCAGCCTGACAGGTGGGCACGGTGGACATCCCATGCAGCACAACCCTAACGGACCCCCACCCCCTTGGATGCAGCCGCCACCACCACCGATGAACCAGGGCCCCCACCCACCTGGGCATCATGGCCCTCCTCCAATGGGTAA ATCAGTACCTGGGAAGTACGCCTGTGGGCTCTGGGGTCTATCGCCTGCATCAAGGAAAAG GTATGATGCCACCGCCGCCTATGGGCATgatgccgccgccgccgccgcctcccagtgggcagcccccgccccctccctctggccctcttcccccatggcagcagcagcagcagcagcctccgCCACCCCCTCCGCCCAGCAGCAGTATGGCTTCCAGTACCCCCTTGCCATGGCAGCAAA ATACGACGACTACCACCACGAGCGCTGGCACAGGGTCCATCCCGCCATGGCAACAGCAGCAGGCGGCTGCCGCAGCTTCTCCAGGAGCCCCTCAGATGCAAGGCAACCCCACTATGGTGCCCCTGCCCCCCGGGGTCCAGCCGCCTCTGCCGCCCggggcccctccccctccgccgcctccgccgcctgGTTCCGCCGGCATGATGtatgccccgccccctcctcctccgcctcccaTGGACCCTTCTAA